A single Nicotiana tabacum cultivar K326 chromosome 5, ASM71507v2, whole genome shotgun sequence DNA region contains:
- the LOC107799914 gene encoding bidirectional sugar transporter SWEET4-like isoform X4 — MVDSRSKPHAILVCYPLQGHVIPTINLTIKLAQKGFTITFINTQSIHYQITQKNDQDDIFSTYQGLGLDIRYMTVSDGLPLNFDRSLNHDQFMSALLHVFSAHVEEALLKIMESKIDPPVNCLIADSFFVFPGKLAKKYGLLYISFWTETALVFTIYYHLHLLELNGHFGCTGSTVALILFLSPLPTFIHTWKKKSMEKFSPFPYIATFLNCGLWLLYGLPWIQPHGGILIMTINGIGLGIEIVYLTLFVLYSERKQRMKVFFIVLSEIMFIGLIAILVITLVHSHEKRSTIVGNICMVGNILMYGSPLAIMKLVIKTKSVEYMPFFLSFFSFLCSASWTTYALIRLDVYILTPNLIGTVLGLVQLLLYATMRQIAERKAQGKLDLVEKTVSGVTKNTSNEASV; from the exons ATGGTAGATTCAAGATCAAAACCTCATGCAATATTAGTATGTTATCCACTACAAGGCCATGTTATTCCCACAATAAATCTAACCATCAAGCTTGCACAAAAAGGCTTCACTATTACCTTCATCAACACTCAATCTATACACTATCAGATCACTCAAAAGAACGATCAGGACGATATATTTTCTACCTATCAGGGTCTCGGGCTAGATATACGTTACATGACAGTATCTGATGGACTTCCATTAAATTTCGATCGGTCATTGAACCATGACCAATTCATGTCTGCCTTGTTACATGTGTTCTCAGCTCATGTTGAGGAAGCTTTGCTGAAAATTATGGAATCGAAAATCGATCCTCCTGTGAATTGCTTGATTGCtgattctttctttgtttttccaGGAAAATTGGCCAAGAAATATGGACTTTTGTACATATCTTTTTGGACAGAGACAGCTTTGGTTTTTACCATTTATTATCATCTTCATCTCTTGGAGTTAAATGGCCACTTTGGTTGTACTG GGAGTACTGTTGCACTCATCTTGTTTTTATCACCATT GCCAACATTTATTCATACATGGAAGAAGAAATCAATGGAGAAGTTCTCACCATTTCCATACATTGCAACATTCCTAAACTGTGGCCTTTGGCTTTTGTATGGACTTCCATGGATTCAACCACATGGGGGCATTCTTATAATGACCATTAATGGCATTGGACTTGGCATTGAGATAGTGTACTTGACGCTATTCGTGCTGTACTCTGAAAGGAAGCAAAGGATGAAAGTTTTCTTCATTGTCCTAAGTGAAATCATGTTCATTGGTTTAATTGCCATTCTTGTCATAACTCTAGTCCATAGCCATGAAAAAAGGTCTACAATTGTTGGTAATATTTGCATGGTGGGAAATATTTTGATGTATGGTTCTCCTTTGGCCATCATG AAATTGGTGATCAAAACCAAAAGTGTGGAGTACATGCCgttcttcctttcctttttctcctttctctgCAGCGCTAGCTGGACTACTTATGCCCTCATTCGTCTCGACGTCTACATTCTT ACGCCAAATCTGATTGGAACGGTGCTCGGCCTCGTCCAACTGCTGCTTTATGCTACTATGAGACAGATAGCAGAAAGAAAAGCCCAAGGAAAACTGGATTTGGTTGAGAAGACAGTCTCTGGAGTCACCAAAAACACAAGCAATGAAGCTAGTGTTTAA
- the LOC107799914 gene encoding UDP-glycosyltransferase 86A2-like isoform X1, translating to MVDSRSKPHAILVCYPLQGHVIPTINLTIKLAQKGFTITFINTQSIHYQITQKNDQDDIFSTYQGLGLDIRYMTVSDGLPLNFDRSLNHDQFMSALLHVFSAHVEEALLKIMESKIDPPVNCLIADSFFVFPGKLAKKYGLLYISFWTETALVFTIYYHLHLLELNGHFGCTDKSEDVIDYIPGVQSIRPKDLMSYLQETDTTSICHQIISNAFEDVRSADFILCNTIQELEPETISALQVEKSFFAIGPVFPPEFNKIDVATSMWSEFDCTHWLDLQQHATVLYVSFGSYAHLNKNNLLEIAYGLLLSKVSFIWVLRPDIVSSDDPNPLPEDFQSETHGRGLIIPWCCQKQVLTHTAIGGFLTHCGWNSILEAIWCQVPLLCFPLLTDQFTNRKLVVDDWKIGLNLCDKNQITKDEVLEKIHHLMYGKSSDEFRNAIKKVKKMLENAIRAGGSSQENLDNFIGTVYLLAGKELTHPEDESSRDEDVEVDVRAYKDG from the exons ATGGTAGATTCAAGATCAAAACCTCATGCAATATTAGTATGTTATCCACTACAAGGCCATGTTATTCCCACAATAAATCTAACCATCAAGCTTGCACAAAAAGGCTTCACTATTACCTTCATCAACACTCAATCTATACACTATCAGATCACTCAAAAGAACGATCAGGACGATATATTTTCTACCTATCAGGGTCTCGGGCTAGATATACGTTACATGACAGTATCTGATGGACTTCCATTAAATTTCGATCGGTCATTGAACCATGACCAATTCATGTCTGCCTTGTTACATGTGTTCTCAGCTCATGTTGAGGAAGCTTTGCTGAAAATTATGGAATCGAAAATCGATCCTCCTGTGAATTGCTTGATTGCtgattctttctttgtttttccaGGAAAATTGGCCAAGAAATATGGACTTTTGTACATATCTTTTTGGACAGAGACAGCTTTGGTTTTTACCATTTATTATCATCTTCATCTCTTGGAGTTAAATGGCCACTTTGGTTGTACTG ACAAAAGTGAGGACGTGATTGACTACATACCAGGAGTCCAATCAATCAGACCAAAGGATCTAATGTCATATCTTCAAGAAACAGACACAACCTCAATATGTCATCAAATTATTTCTAATGCCTTTGAAGATGTAAGAAGTGCTGACTTTATTTTATGTAACACTATCCAAGAGCTCGAACCCGAGACCATATCAGCTTTACAAGTTGAAAAATCATTTTTTGCGATAGGTCCCGTTTTTCCACCCGAGTTCAACAAGATTGACGTGGCTACTAGCATGTGGTCCGAGTTCGACTGCACCCATTGGCTCGACCTACAACAACATGCAACAGTCTTGTACGTGTCATTTGGTAGCTATGCCCATCTTAACAAAAATAATCTTCTTGAAATAGCTTATGGTTTATTATTAAGTAAAGTTAGTTTTATTTGGGTGCTCCGACCCGATATTGTCAGCTCCGATGACCCGAATCCATTACCGGAAGACTTTCAAAGTGAAACTCATGGTCGTGGTTTGATCATACCTTGGTGTTGTCAGAAACAAGTGTTGACTCATACAGCAATCGGAGGATTCTTGACTCATTGTGGTTGGAACTCTATTTTGGAAGCTATTTGGTGTCAAGTTCCGTTGCTTTGTTTCCCTTTGCTCACTGATCAATTCACTAATCGAAAATTAGTCGTTGATGATTGGAAGATCGGACTTAATTTGTGCGATAAAAATCAAATCACTAAGGACGAAGTATTGGAGAAAATACACCATTTAATGTATGGAAAATCAAGTGATGAATTTAGAAATGCAATCAAGAAAGTGAAAAAGATGTTAGAGAATGCAATACGAGCTGGAGGATCATCACAGGAAAACTTGGATAATTTTATTGGAACAGTATATTtattggccggtaaagaactcacacatccagaagatgaaagtagcagagatgaggatgttgaggtggatgtgcgggcatacaaggatggataa
- the LOC107799914 gene encoding uncharacterized protein LOC107799914 isoform X2, giving the protein MVDSRSKPHAILVCYPLQGHVIPTINLTIKLAQKGFTITFINTQSIHYQITQKNDQDDIFSTYQGLGLDIRYMTVSDGLPLNFDRSLNHDQFMSALLHVFSAHVEEALLKIMESKIDPPVNCLIADSFFVFPGKLAKKYGLLYISFWTETALVFTIYYHLHLLELNGHFGCTDKSEDVIDYIPGVQSIRPKDLMSYLQETDTTSICHQIISNAFEDVPFFHPSSTRLTWLLACGPSSTAPIGSTYNNMQQSWSTVALILFLSPLPTFIHTWKKKSMEKFSPFPYIATFLNCGLWLLYGLPWIQPHGGILIMTINGIGLGIEIVYLTLFVLYSERKQRMKVFFIVLSEIMFIGLIAILVITLVHSHEKRSTIVGNICMVGNILMYGSPLAIMKLVIKTKSVEYMPFFLSFFSFLCSASWTTYALIRLDVYILTPNLIGTVLGLVQLLLYATMRQIAERKAQGKLDLVEKTVSGVTKNTSNEASV; this is encoded by the exons ATGGTAGATTCAAGATCAAAACCTCATGCAATATTAGTATGTTATCCACTACAAGGCCATGTTATTCCCACAATAAATCTAACCATCAAGCTTGCACAAAAAGGCTTCACTATTACCTTCATCAACACTCAATCTATACACTATCAGATCACTCAAAAGAACGATCAGGACGATATATTTTCTACCTATCAGGGTCTCGGGCTAGATATACGTTACATGACAGTATCTGATGGACTTCCATTAAATTTCGATCGGTCATTGAACCATGACCAATTCATGTCTGCCTTGTTACATGTGTTCTCAGCTCATGTTGAGGAAGCTTTGCTGAAAATTATGGAATCGAAAATCGATCCTCCTGTGAATTGCTTGATTGCtgattctttctttgtttttccaGGAAAATTGGCCAAGAAATATGGACTTTTGTACATATCTTTTTGGACAGAGACAGCTTTGGTTTTTACCATTTATTATCATCTTCATCTCTTGGAGTTAAATGGCCACTTTGGTTGTACTG ACAAAAGTGAGGACGTGATTGACTACATACCAGGAGTCCAATCAATCAGACCAAAGGATCTAATGTCATATCTTCAAGAAACAGACACAACCTCAATATGTCATCAAATTATTTCTAATGCCTTTGAAGAT GTCCCGTTTTTCCACCCGAGTTCAACAAGATTGACGTGGCTACTAGCATGTGGTCCGAGTTCGACTGCACCCATTGGCTCGACCTACAACAACATGCAACAGTCTT GGAGTACTGTTGCACTCATCTTGTTTTTATCACCATT GCCAACATTTATTCATACATGGAAGAAGAAATCAATGGAGAAGTTCTCACCATTTCCATACATTGCAACATTCCTAAACTGTGGCCTTTGGCTTTTGTATGGACTTCCATGGATTCAACCACATGGGGGCATTCTTATAATGACCATTAATGGCATTGGACTTGGCATTGAGATAGTGTACTTGACGCTATTCGTGCTGTACTCTGAAAGGAAGCAAAGGATGAAAGTTTTCTTCATTGTCCTAAGTGAAATCATGTTCATTGGTTTAATTGCCATTCTTGTCATAACTCTAGTCCATAGCCATGAAAAAAGGTCTACAATTGTTGGTAATATTTGCATGGTGGGAAATATTTTGATGTATGGTTCTCCTTTGGCCATCATG AAATTGGTGATCAAAACCAAAAGTGTGGAGTACATGCCgttcttcctttcctttttctcctttctctgCAGCGCTAGCTGGACTACTTATGCCCTCATTCGTCTCGACGTCTACATTCTT ACGCCAAATCTGATTGGAACGGTGCTCGGCCTCGTCCAACTGCTGCTTTATGCTACTATGAGACAGATAGCAGAAAGAAAAGCCCAAGGAAAACTGGATTTGGTTGAGAAGACAGTCTCTGGAGTCACCAAAAACACAAGCAATGAAGCTAGTGTTTAA
- the LOC107799914 gene encoding UDP-glycosyltransferase 86A2-like isoform X3, with amino-acid sequence MVDSRSKPHAILVCYPLQGHVIPTINLTIKLAQKGFTITFINTQSIHYQITQKNDQDDIFSTYQGLGLDIRYMTVSDGLPLNFDRSLNHDQFMSALLHVFSAHVEEALLKIMESKIDPPVNCLIADSFFVFPGKLAKKYGLLYISFWTETALVFTIYYHLHLLELNGHFGCTDKSEDVIDYIPGVQSIRPKDLMSYLQETDTTSICHQIISNAFEDVRSADFILCNTIQELEPETISALQVEKSFFAIGPVFPPEFNKIDVATSMWSEFDCTHWLDLQQHATVFSDDPNPLPEDFQSETHGRGLIIPWCCQKQVLTHTAIGGFLTHCGWNSILEAIWCQVPLLCFPLLTDQFTNRKLVVDDWKIGLNLCDKNQITKDEVLEKIHHLMYGKSSDEFRNAIKKVKKMLENAIRAGGSSQENLDNFIGTVYLLAGKELTHPEDESSRDEDVEVDVRAYKDG; translated from the exons ATGGTAGATTCAAGATCAAAACCTCATGCAATATTAGTATGTTATCCACTACAAGGCCATGTTATTCCCACAATAAATCTAACCATCAAGCTTGCACAAAAAGGCTTCACTATTACCTTCATCAACACTCAATCTATACACTATCAGATCACTCAAAAGAACGATCAGGACGATATATTTTCTACCTATCAGGGTCTCGGGCTAGATATACGTTACATGACAGTATCTGATGGACTTCCATTAAATTTCGATCGGTCATTGAACCATGACCAATTCATGTCTGCCTTGTTACATGTGTTCTCAGCTCATGTTGAGGAAGCTTTGCTGAAAATTATGGAATCGAAAATCGATCCTCCTGTGAATTGCTTGATTGCtgattctttctttgtttttccaGGAAAATTGGCCAAGAAATATGGACTTTTGTACATATCTTTTTGGACAGAGACAGCTTTGGTTTTTACCATTTATTATCATCTTCATCTCTTGGAGTTAAATGGCCACTTTGGTTGTACTG ACAAAAGTGAGGACGTGATTGACTACATACCAGGAGTCCAATCAATCAGACCAAAGGATCTAATGTCATATCTTCAAGAAACAGACACAACCTCAATATGTCATCAAATTATTTCTAATGCCTTTGAAGATGTAAGAAGTGCTGACTTTATTTTATGTAACACTATCCAAGAGCTCGAACCCGAGACCATATCAGCTTTACAAGTTGAAAAATCATTTTTTGCGATAGGTCCCGTTTTTCCACCCGAGTTCAACAAGATTGACGTGGCTACTAGCATGTGGTCCGAGTTCGACTGCACCCATTGGCTCGACCTACAACAACATGCAACAGTCTT CTCCGATGACCCGAATCCATTACCGGAAGACTTTCAAAGTGAAACTCATGGTCGTGGTTTGATCATACCTTGGTGTTGTCAGAAACAAGTGTTGACTCATACAGCAATCGGAGGATTCTTGACTCATTGTGGTTGGAACTCTATTTTGGAAGCTATTTGGTGTCAAGTTCCGTTGCTTTGTTTCCCTTTGCTCACTGATCAATTCACTAATCGAAAATTAGTCGTTGATGATTGGAAGATCGGACTTAATTTGTGCGATAAAAATCAAATCACTAAGGACGAAGTATTGGAGAAAATACACCATTTAATGTATGGAAAATCAAGTGATGAATTTAGAAATGCAATCAAGAAAGTGAAAAAGATGTTAGAGAATGCAATACGAGCTGGAGGATCATCACAGGAAAACTTGGATAATTTTATTGGAACAGTATATTtattggccggtaaagaactcacacatccagaagatgaaagtagcagagatgaggatgttgaggtggatgtgcgggcatacaaggatggataa
- the LOC107799914 gene encoding bidirectional sugar transporter SWEET4-like isoform X5, whose product MVFDRDNARFAVGVFGSTVALILFLSPLPTFIHTWKKKSMEKFSPFPYIATFLNCGLWLLYGLPWIQPHGGILIMTINGIGLGIEIVYLTLFVLYSERKQRMKVFFIVLSEIMFIGLIAILVITLVHSHEKRSTIVGNICMVGNILMYGSPLAIMKLVIKTKSVEYMPFFLSFFSFLCSASWTTYALIRLDVYILTPNLIGTVLGLVQLLLYATMRQIAERKAQGKLDLVEKTVSGVTKNTSNEASV is encoded by the exons ATGGTTTTTGATAGAGATAATGCTCGTTTTGCTGTTGGTGTTTTTG GGAGTACTGTTGCACTCATCTTGTTTTTATCACCATT GCCAACATTTATTCATACATGGAAGAAGAAATCAATGGAGAAGTTCTCACCATTTCCATACATTGCAACATTCCTAAACTGTGGCCTTTGGCTTTTGTATGGACTTCCATGGATTCAACCACATGGGGGCATTCTTATAATGACCATTAATGGCATTGGACTTGGCATTGAGATAGTGTACTTGACGCTATTCGTGCTGTACTCTGAAAGGAAGCAAAGGATGAAAGTTTTCTTCATTGTCCTAAGTGAAATCATGTTCATTGGTTTAATTGCCATTCTTGTCATAACTCTAGTCCATAGCCATGAAAAAAGGTCTACAATTGTTGGTAATATTTGCATGGTGGGAAATATTTTGATGTATGGTTCTCCTTTGGCCATCATG AAATTGGTGATCAAAACCAAAAGTGTGGAGTACATGCCgttcttcctttcctttttctcctttctctgCAGCGCTAGCTGGACTACTTATGCCCTCATTCGTCTCGACGTCTACATTCTT ACGCCAAATCTGATTGGAACGGTGCTCGGCCTCGTCCAACTGCTGCTTTATGCTACTATGAGACAGATAGCAGAAAGAAAAGCCCAAGGAAAACTGGATTTGGTTGAGAAGACAGTCTCTGGAGTCACCAAAAACACAAGCAATGAAGCTAGTGTTTAA